The proteins below are encoded in one region of Colias croceus chromosome 17, ilColCroc2.1:
- the LOC123698895 gene encoding putative leucine-rich repeat-containing protein DDB_G0290503 isoform X2, with amino-acid sequence MLEKWKKILTNWINCYFNEGDKKELPVSLETLIDIISHLRDNFNLDESKSSLLEAHTVHEFILEKYPDFKFENGTSKPQSETEMHIAASLLLYFVCVNSKDVDIKNAMCKNLGVDDQEIILKFSKCLMSCSRITCEEVLAAIKDACGQDVVRTSLEPFTVSETPPALRSLHNEVRRLQAALEAERFDRNYLQDELSRTNLKLEKLVKDKEQYKLEVLNLKAKISLCCGEDKEAKASEPAANNSSKLLKQLEEAEERLVNVQEQLDDAQHERDVFKSKLEESKREYDKLLALSQQETSRANQLAEELETERHHTQSLRELVSELRQHNRLNGLDTSQYECDDLDASIHSPQQNLSICSEACANVIEVQLSEERAKIVVLKGHIQELQDQLNNLNKKYEDEKQTFINTTAVKEKEIISLKHKINEETEEKNNIKIQLHDELDRFKSEINELERKLKDTNENSQRVIESKMQEIQTLQEEKMSLLQSLSNETTKLENVIRNLQIDIENEKASKSKMREDYDNHIMKLNEKVLNRSNELCELQNKIEDNGERIDQLQIQLKKEKDLKDEMSNKHNNDIVNLNAIKSAIENELKRKSEELLDVQMELKQQIDINTTLKKELDHMKNCYTKSKEEMKLLEENKERLFNDIKGRDKKIEILQKDLENLKNESQATIFTLKSQLQDEIQYKLGLQKNISTYEKAISDKDKTIVGIEKELATIKEQTEKDIKTMNDHILEKKKLHECQLEIITKERDALQENLKAISSEKNNLIESMKEKSFTINLLEEEVKKLSGIVDENNKAIQILQDELQNKTIKYDELQKDFNSETSKLAAKLNEMEKSLKEVKSKSHSCAENDALTIQRLNMEKENLNKTLQAAQEKITMIENEKVLLINQLEEEISQKTVFEKEYLNKCATLNDISTQLNDEIVKSKAEVSSLNDKVNELEKEKTQMNTEINLLELNLSQTIHKYKDVILNKDSDIQELTSKLSDLESTKTELENKLKNEKNIQMQAIEVLQRENIQLQYTLEEDNINHEESMKEKNNLLEKLEQDLCNLKQQMDIIKHNYDEDKIKWENLEQVKNEEITSQEKLINDLKTKLNTLNKDIFEKEKLIEDLTVQNNTYIDTIAVLNKEIGELRKDCATNAQGHATEKAVRDTLESEKKNLVEENRILLQKTLDDQTAYHVLEAERNSLLNEKAILVQELLEEKGMRKLVDEEKEQVVIENKHMIEQFNETKNALIEEKECLTQQLVDEGLAKKVLEQEKCDIANIKAELDEKLATEILNRMQLEKQINKLTTENSNLSEEISQLKTMVNALEKEKSELYQQVESFIVEKEDSHSQLEIIKEKVNRLTHINNELIGNKSEMAQEEKVLTKTVNELKITLSEVKSERDSLAYKLQELNKQHHTEICNTQEEMKNITTEFNHLKSDYKNLQETYNEIGFVLNDALENIINMIETKKINHVLGNRVFVKNNSLSMENINYVLDIATTLIEEVTSLRNTEVSLKEESTTLKVVEEEKDKQISTLKADIQNLLKTINENETKLLKQNETHNAVLESKTHEILKLQNENQSLHNELNTVRVQLDERVHSLKDKLIDNEIITDKLKETYECQIDNLNMMVTKLTNYLKDKTLELETLRNEKEKLQANIDENNEVINSFEEEIKSQKQIQEKLISEFESERLVLKNMVTVTESVMEDQKDSLNKVINVHLKTIDTLQEEIAALKQLVEVEKTNTQSKINEKESTSEALCKAYNDVKKDKEALEIKYESELKQLTVEKNNLCDDLERCKKDVVCKDEENNELKIKLDSVEKESHKLKEELIQRDDKIVDLERLMQEKEEQLNEVLNQVADLKRQQSALEKEKEELLTEINDLTKNLESNVAVEDKLHQLVQENEHLKNGLEEKQHEITGLESRLQTILTENKQLQEAFDTEKINIINKCALLQEYQEKAEQELLSREKEIESLKETIENVAYKYNEDKDALNKQLEDEKIAKKRYLEQIKELNIDVCELRRRLDDTKHDMEVVNVLRKENEELYKLVGQRETFAVTSQEKSNQKYSEQVEKELRQLHNQKQLYQEQISIFKEKQKEEVASLERELEETRNKLEESSRAYEKHIRSLTTELWNVGEKFLMKKDEAEWLRKTQRSGSLMSLQHVHSSGLIAPQEEPSRPSDTHSLRSLPVNTNNNKVHMSDEEGEVFDNRWLRELASTPRREKGRESIRESIREGRESMREGREGGQRLSELRWRNSLCPPHLKSSYPAETQFAQTLHEEDIKCVGSMSMGGRVRKEVGITAYKKPGPPTPSKQAGRLSATDSELRESLRVEAEPGVSRKTSTPSRLRALFRGNKNDTTEGTPRTRRLSNIFRKK; translated from the exons ATGTTAGAGAAGTGGAAGAAAATTTTAACGAACTGG ataaattgttattttaatgaggGAGACAAAAAGGAGTTGCCTGTTAGTTTAGAAACTTTGATTGACATAATATCTCATCTGAGAGACAATTTTAATCTCGACGAGTCCAAATCATCTTTATTAGAGGCGCACACAGTGCATGAATTTATTCTTGAGAAATATCctgattttaaatttgaaaatggAACATCCAAGCCGCAGAGTGAGACAGAGATGCACATAGCTGCGTCTCTTTTACTCTATTTTGTGTGTGTGAACTCTAAAGATGTGGATATCAAAAATGCTATGTGCAAGAATCTTGGTGTGGACGATCAGGAGATCATATTGAAATTCAGTAAATGTTTGATGTCATGTTCTAGAATAACATGTGAGGAAGTTTTGGCAGCCATTAAAG ATGCTTGTGGGCAAGATGTGGTTCGTACCAGTCTGGAACCATTTACAGTATCGGAAACACCTCCAGCCTTGCGCTCACTTCATAATGAAGTTCGACGATTACAAGCTGCCCTGGAAGCAGAGCGATTCGATCGGAACTATCTTCAAGATGAGCTTAGCAGGACTAACTTAAAGCTTGAAAAGCTAG TCAAAGATAAAGAACAATACAAACTGGAAGTATTAAACCTTAAAGCTAAAATATCACTATGCTGCGGTGAAGATAAGGAGGCGAAAGCTTCCGAACCTGCAGCTAATAATTCAAGTAAACTGTTGAAACAGTTGGAAGAAGCCGAGGAACGGCTTGTTAATGTGCAAGAACAGCTTGATGATGCACAACATGAGAGGGATGTCTTTAAAAGCAAG CTGGAGGAATCCAAACGTGAGTATGATAAATTACTCGCACTAAGCCAACAAGAAACGAGTAGGGCGAATCAACTAGCTGAAGAGTTAGAAACAGAACGTCACCACACGCAGTCCCTGCGCGAATTAGTTTCGGAGTTGAGGCAGCACAATCGCCTCAACGGACTTGATACCAGTCAATATGAATGTGATGACCTTGATGCTAGTATACACTCACcacaacaaaatttat ctatttGCAGTGAAGCATGTGCAAATGTTATAGAAGTGCAGCTAAGTGAAGAACGAGCCAAGATAGTAGTTTTAAAAGGACACATTCAAGAATTGCAG GATcaattaaataacttaaacaaaaaatatgaagacgaaaagcaaacatttattaataccACAGCAGTAAAGGAAAAGGAAATAATCAGTTTGAAGCATAAGATCAATGAAGAAAcggaagaaaaaaataacatcaaaatacaACTACATGATGAATTGGATAGATTTAAGAGTGAAATCAATGAACTGGAACGAAAATTGAAAGACACAAATGAGAATTCTCAAAGAGTCATTGAATCTAAGATGCAAGAAATTCAAACACTCCAAGAAGAAAAAATGTCACTTCTTCAAAGCCTATCCAATGAAACAACTAAATTGGAAAATGTTATAAGGAATCTCCAAATTGATATAGAGAATGAGAAAGCTTCTAAAAGTAAGATGAGAGAAGATTATGACAACCATATTATGAAACTAAatgaaaaagtattaaatagaAGTAATGAATTATGTGaactacaaaataaaatagaagaCAATGGGGAAAGGATTGACCAGcttcaaattcaattaaaaaaagagaAGGACTTAAAAGATGAGATGtctaataaacataataatgatattgtgaacttgaatgctataaaatcaGCGATTGAAAATGAATTGAAACGAAAATCTGAAGAACTTTTAGATGTACAAATGGAATTAAAACAgcaaatagatataaatacaACTCTCAAAAAGGAATTGGATCACATGAAAAATTGTTACACTAAATCAAAAGAAGAGATGAAACTTCTAGAAGAGAACAAAGAAAGACTTTTCAATGATATAAAAGGTCGCGACAAAAAGATTGAAATATTGCAGAAGGACCTGGAAAATTTGAAGAATGAATCCCAAGCCactatttttacattaaaaagtcAATTACAAGATGAAATTCAATACAAACTAGGTTTACAAAAGAACATATCTACCTACGAAAAAGCGATTTCAGATAAAGATAAAACAATTGTAGGAATAGAAAAAGAACTAGCTACAATTAAAGAACAAACTGAGAAGGATATTAAAACTATGAATGATCATATTTTAGAAAAGAAGAAACTACATGAATGCCAACTTGAAATCATAACAAAAGAGAGAGATGCGTTGCAGGAAAATTTAAAAGCTATATCCAGTgagaaaaataacttaatagaAAGCATGAAAGAAAAATCATTTACAATCAATTTACTTGAAGAAgaagtaaaaaaattatctggGATTGttgatgaaaataataagG CTATACAAATTCTTCAAGATGAACTTCAAAATAAGACCATAAAGTATGATGAGTTACAAAAAGACTTTAATTCCGAAACATCGAAATTAGCAGCAAAATTGAATGAGATGGAAAAATCACTGAAGGAAGTAAAATCTAAATCTCACAGTTGCGCCGAAAATGATGCATTGACAATTCAAAGATTAAACATGGAAAaagaaaacttaaataaaactcTTCAAGCTGCACAAGAAAAAATAACCAtgattgaaaatgaaaaagttTTGCTAATTAATCAACTCGAAGAAGAAATCTCGCAAAAAACTGTATTTGAGAAGGAATATCTTAATAAATGCGCTACACTAAATGATATATCCACTCAACTTAAtgatgaaattgttaaaagtAAAGCAGAAGTGTCAAGTCTAAATGACAAAGTAAATGAATTGGAAAAAGAAAAGACACAAATGAATACTG aaATTAACTTATTAGAATTGAATTTATCacaaacaatacataaatataaagatgTTATATTGAATAAGGATTCTGACATTCAAGAGTTGACATCCAAGCTTTCTGATCTGGAATCCACGAAGACAGAGTTAGAAAATAAACTAAAGAATGAAAAGAACATACAGATGCAGGCAATAGAGGTTCTGCAGCGGGAAAATATTCAGTTACAATATACTTTAGAGGAAGATAACATAAACCATGAAGAGAGTATGAAAGAAAAGAATAATCTTTTAGAGAAATTAGAACAAGATCTTTGTAACCTTAAACAACAGATGgatataattaaacataacTATGatgaagataaaattaaatgggaAAATCTGGAACAAGTTAAGAATGAAGAAATAACTAGTcaagagaaattaataaatgacttaaaaactaaattaaatacactaaataaagacatttttgagaaagagaaattaattgAAGATTTGACTGTGcagaataatacatatatagacaCTATAGCTGTGCTAAACAAAGAAATAGGTGAATTGAGAAAAGACTGTGCTACAAACGCGCAAGGGCACGCTACTGAAAAAGCAGTTCGTGATACGCTTGAAtcagaaaagaaaaatttagTTGAAGAAAATCGCATTTTACTTCAAAAGACATTAGATGACCAAACTGCCTATCACGTTTTAGAGGCTGAAAGAAATTCTTTACTAAACGAGAAAGCAATTCTAGTTCAAGAACTTTTGGAAGAGAAAGGAATGAGGAAATTAGTGGATGAAGAAAAGGAACAAGTTGTTATTGAAAACAAGCATATGATTGAACAATTTAATGAAACTAAAAATGCTTTAATAGAAGAAAAAGAATGTTTAACCCAACAACTTGTAGATGAAGGCTTGGCTAAAAAGGTGTTAGAACAAGAGAAATGTGATATTGCTAACATTAAGGCAGAATTAGATGAGAAGTTGGCTACAGAAATATTGAACAGGATGCAACTTGAAAAGCAAATCAACAAGCTAACTACAGAAAATTCAAATCTGTCAGAAGAGATATCCCAACTTAAGACAATGGTCAATGCATTAGAAAAAGAAAAGAGTGAACTTTATCAACAAGTTGAAAGCTTTATAGTCGAAAAAGAAGATTCACATTCACAGctagaaataattaaagaaaaagtaaATCGGCTAACCCATATAAACAACGAACTTATAGGCAATAAAAGTGAAATGGCACAAGAAGAAAAAGTTTTGACGAAAACTGTTAATGAACTTAAGATAACATTGAGTGAAGTTAAAAGCGAAAGGGATTCTTTGGCTTATAAATTGCAAGAGTTGAACAAACAGCATCATACAGAAATATGTAACACGCAAGAGGAAATGAAAAACATAACAACAGAATTCAACCATTTAAAATCTGATTACAAga ATTTGCAAGAAACATACAATGAAATTGGATTCGTTCTAAATGACGCGCTAGAAAATATCATCAATATGATtgaaacaaagaaaattaatcaTGTTTTGGGAAATAgagtatttgtaaaaaataattctttatccatggagaatataaattatgtccTGGATATTGCTACAACGCTTATCGAAGAAGTTACTTCCTTAAGGAACACTGAAGTGTCATTAAAAGAGGAATCTACTACATTAAAAGTAGTAGAAGAAGAAAAGGACAAACAAATTTCGACTCTAAAAGCGGACATACAAAATCTCTTGAAAACAATCAATGAAAACGAAACAA AGCTGTTAAAGCAAAACGAGACACACAATGCGGTCCTAGAATCAAAGACACATGAAATACTAAAACTGCAAAATGAAAATCAGTCCCTTCATAATGAATTGAACACTGTCAGAGTACAATTGGATGAAAGAGTACATTCCTTAAAGGACAAACTCATTGATAACGAAATTATAACTGAtaaattgaaagaaacatatGAATGCCAgatagataatttaaatatgatgGTCACGAAACTAACGAATTACTTAAAAGACAAAACTTTGGAATTGGAAACTTTGAGAaacgaaaaagaaaaattacaaGCGAACATTGATGAAAATAATGAAG TGATCAATTCCTTTGAGGAGGAAATTAAGTCCCAAAAACAAATCcaggaaaaattaattagtgaATTTGAATCTGAAAGATTAGTTCTGAAGAATATGGTCACAGTAACAGAATCAGTAATGGAAGATCAAAAAGATAGTTTGAATAAAGTAATTAATGTTCATTTAAAAACTATTGATACTCTACAAGAAGAAATAGCTGCCTTGAAGCAATTAGTTGAAGTGGAAAAGACCAATActcaaagtaaaattaatgaaaaagaaAGTACATCAGAAGCTCTATGTAAAGCTTATAATGACGTTAAAAAAGATAAAGAAGCATTGGAAATTAAATACGAATCTGAATTGAAACAACTAACTGTTGAAAAGAACAATCTGTGTGATGATTTGGAAAGATGTAAAAAag ATGTTGTGTGCAAAGATgaagaaaataatgaattgaaaattaaattggaCTCAGTTGAAAAGGAGAGCCATAAGTTAAAGGAAGAGTTAATTCAAAGAGATGACAAAATTGTAGATCTAGAGCGATTAATGCAAGAAAAAGAAGAACAACTTAACGAAGTACTTAATCAAGTAGCAGATTTAAAACGTCAACAATCTGCtttagaaaaagaaaaagaggAGTTATTGACGGAAATTAACGATCTTACCAAAAATCTTGAAAGTAATGTGGCTGTTGAAGATAAATTGCATCAACTGGTCCAAGAAAATGAACATTTAAAGAACGGTTTGGAAGAAAAACAACATG AAATTACTGGCCTGGAATCACGTCTACAAACCATCCTCACAGAGAACAAACAATTACAAGAAGCATTTGatactgaaaaaataaatattataaataaatgtgccCTTTTACAAGAGTATCAGGAAAAGGCTGAACAAGAGCTGCTAAGTCGTGAGAAAGAGATAGAGTCTTTAAAGGAAACTATTGAAAATGTGGCCTACAAATACAATGAAGATAAGGATGCTCTCAACAAACAATTGGAAGACGAGAAAATAGCAAAGAAGAGATATTTGGAACAAATTAAAGAACTAAATATTGATGTTTGTGAGTTAAGAAGACGATTGGATGACACTAAACACGACATGGAGGTTGTGAATGTACTCAGAAAGGAAAATGAAGAGTTGTACAAATTAGTTGGTCAAAGGGAAACAT TTGCAGTAACCAGCCAAGAGAAATCGAATCAGAAATACTCAGAGCAAGTCGAAAAGGAACTGCGGCAACTCCACAATCAG AAACAACTATATCAAGAGCAGATATCGATTTTCAAAGAGAAACAGAAAGAGGAGGTGGCCTCTCTAGAGAGGGAGTTAGAGGAGACTCGGAACAAACTGGAGGAGTCGAGTCGCGCGTATGAGAAACACATTCGGTCACTAACAACTGAATTGTGGAATGTTGGCGAGAAATTCTTGATGAAGAAGGATGAAGCCGAATGGTTGAGGAAGACGCAGCGTTCTGGATCGCTCATGTCCTTGCAACATGTACATTCG tcGGGTCTCATCGCTCCGCAAGAGGAGCCGTCCAGACCATCCGACACGCATTCCCTGCGATCCTTGCCAgttaatacaaataacaataaag TGCACATGTCGGACGAAGAAGGGGAGGTATTCGACAACCGGTGGCTCCGGGAACTGGCCAGCACTCCCCGCCGGGAAAAGGGGAGGGAGAGTATAAGAGAGAGCATTAGGGAGGGGAGAGAGAGTATGAGGGAGGGGAGGGAGGGGGGGCAGAGGCTCTCGGAGCTCAGGTGGCGAAACTCACTGTGCCCGCCGCATCTCAAGAGCTCGTATCCCGCGGAGACGCAGTTTGCGCAAACGTTACATGAGGAGGATATTAAG TGTGTGGGCTCGATGTCGATGGGCGGGCGTGTGCGCAAGGAGGTCGGCATCACGGCGTACAAGAAGCCGGGACCGCCCACACCCAGCAAACAGGCTGGCAGGCTATCCGCTACg GATTCCGAGTTACGCGAGTCACTGCGGGTAGAAGCGGAACCGGGAGTGTCGCGCAAGACTAGCACTCCGTCCCGGCTTCGCGCGCTTTTCCGCGGCAATAAGAATGATACGACTGAA gGTACCCCACGAACCAGACGGCTCAGCAATATCTTCAGAAAAAAGTGA